The following are encoded in a window of Sminthopsis crassicaudata isolate SCR6 chromosome 5, ASM4859323v1, whole genome shotgun sequence genomic DNA:
- the EIF3D gene encoding eukaryotic translation initiation factor 3 subunit D: MAKFVTPVIQDNPSGWGPCAVPEQFRDMPYQPFSKGDRLGKVADWTGATYQDKRYTNKYSSQFGGGSQYAYFHEEDETSFQLVDTARTQKTAYQRNRMRFAQRNLRRDKDRRNMLQFNLQTLPKSAKQKERDRIRLQKKFQKQFGVRQKWDQKSQKPRDSSVEVRSDWEVKEEMDFPQLMKMRYLEVSEPQDIECCGALEYYDKAFDRITTRNEKPLRSIKRIFHTVTTTDDPVIRKLAKTQGNVFATDAILATLMSCTRSVYSWDIVVQRVGSKLFFDKRDNSDFDLLTVSETANEPPQDEGNSFNSPRNLAMEATYINHNFSQQCLRMGKERYKFPNPNPFVEDDMDKNEIASVAYRYRRWKLGDDIDLIVRCEHDGVMTGANGEVSFINIKTLNEWDSRHCNGVDWRQKLDSQRGAVIATELKNNSYKLARWTCCALLAGSEYLKLGYVSRYHVKDSARHVILGTQQFKPNEFASQINLSVENAWGILRCVIDICMKLEEGKYLILKDPNKQVIRVYSLPDGTFSSDEDDDNEDEDEDEEEEEA, encoded by the exons ATGGCAAAATTTGTGACTCCGGTGATCCAGGACAACCCCTCAGGCTGGGGCCCGTGCGCCGTCCCCGAACAGTTTCGGGACATGCCCTATCAGCCGTTCAGTAAAGGAGATCGGTTGGGCAAG GTTGCAGACTGGACGGGCGCCACCTACCAGGATAAGAGGTATACGA ATAAGTATTCCTCCCAGTTTGGTGGTGGAAGTCAGTATGCTTATTTCCATGAGGAGGACGAGACCAGCTTCCAACTGGTAGACACAGCCCGGACCCAGAAGACGGCTTACCAGAGGAACAGGATGAGGTTTGCCCAG cgGAATCTTCGGAGGGACAAGGACCGTCGGAATATGTTGCAGTTCAACCTGCAGACCCTGCCTAAGAGTGCCAAGCAGAAGGAGAG AGACCGCATACGTCTGCAAAAGAAGTTCCAGAAGCAGTTTGGAGTAAGGCAGAAATGGGATCAAAAATCCCAG AAGCCCCGAGATTCTTCTGTCGAGGTTCGTAGTGACTGGGaagtgaaggaagaaatggattttcctcaGTTAATGAAGATGCGTTACTTAGAGGTGTCAGAGCCACAGGATAT CGAGTGCTGTGGGGCCCTGGAATATTACGACAAGGCCTTTGACCGGATCACCACAAGGAATGAGAAGCCTCTGCGGAGCATCAAGCGCATCTTCCACACCGTCACCACGACAGATGATCCCGTCATACGCAAG CTGGCAAAGACTCAGGGCAATGTGTTTGCCACAGACGCCATCCTGGCCACGCTGATGAGCTGCACTCGCTCAGTCTATTCCTGGGATATTGTCGTCCAGAGGGTCGGCTCCAAGCTCTTTTTTGACAAAAGGGACAACTCGGACTTTG ACCTCCTGACCGTGAGTGAAACTGCCAACGAGCCCCCTCAGGATGAAGGCAACTCCTTCAACTCGCCCCGTAACCTTGCCATGGAGGCCACCTACATCAACCACAACTTCTCTCAGCAGTGCCTACGAATG ggaaaggaaagatacaAGTTTCCCAATCCAAATCCATTTGTGGAGGATGACATGGACAAGAATGAAATCGCCTCGGTTGCGTATCG GTACCGGAGGTGGAAGCTTGGTGATGACATCGACCTCATCGTCCGCTGTGAGCATGACGGCGTGATGACTGGGGCCAATGGAGAGGTGTCTTTCATCAACATTAAGACCCTCAATGAATGGGATTCTAGG CACTGCAATGGTGTGGACTGGCGTCAGAAACTGGACTCTCAGCGGGGGGCAGTCATCGCCACAGAACTTAAGAACAACAGCTACAAGCTGGCTCGCTGGACCTGCTGCGCGCTGCTGGCCGGATCGGAGTACCTCAAGCTTGG gTACGTGTCCCGCTACCACGTCAAGGACTCGGCTCGTCACGTCATCCTGGGCACCCAACAGTTCAAGCCCAATGAGTTTGCCAGCCAGATCAACCTGAGTGTGGAAAATGCCTGGGGCATCCTGCGCTGCGTGATCGACATCTGCATGAAGCTGGAGGAGGGCAAGTACCTCATCCTCAAAGACCCCAACAAGCAGGTGATCCGCGTCTACAGCCTGCCCGATGGCACCTTCAGCTCTGATGAGGACGATGacaatgaagatgaagatgaggaCGAGGAAG AGGAAGAAGCGTAA